From Primulina tabacum isolate GXHZ01 chromosome 2, ASM2559414v2, whole genome shotgun sequence, one genomic window encodes:
- the LOC142537952 gene encoding uncharacterized protein LOC142537952: MEEPKCPLQILTPCSGRRQCSDSNSPEFEFWMIRNPSFPQPNLLSADELFSGGFLLPLHKLNLSKDPPPTLPDHVPGAESLTVESADQLSASPRLTSSKRWTDIFKKSSRSSTGASADGNGKEKGIDDYSKEKRREKNNGVSASNGFSASELNINIWPFSRSRSDGNDGTRPRSAAAARKVSSAPCSRSNSAGESKSRKWPSSPSRVGGVHLGRSSPVWQVRRGGSGGGVAGNARNSDSFPKSSQIGIRKDGNDSRRKTPAARPVVGVDKARVLSFNVPTCIGYRHHLSCRTDGKSAQGVAAATGVGGSGDISGEGVRGNNVFNIRSLFAKKVH, encoded by the coding sequence ATGGAAGAACCAAAGTGCCCCCTTCAAATTCTTACACCCTGTAGCGGAAGAAGACAATGCAGTGATTCAAACTCACCTGAATTCGAGTTTTGGATGATTCGAAACCCATCCTTCCCTCAGCCTAATCTCCTCTCTGCCGATGAACTTTTCTCCGGCGGCTTCCTCCTCCCCCTACACAAGCTTAACCTCTCCAAAGATCCTCCGCCGACGCTACCCGATCATGTTCCGGGGGCAGAATCTTTGACTGTTGAATCGGCTGATCAGTTGTCCGCATCTCCCAGATTGACTTCTTCGAAACGTTGGACGGATATATTCAAGAAAAGCTCACGCTCATCGACTGGTGCTAGCGCAGATGGTAATGGCAAAGAGAAGGGTATTGATGATTACAGCAAGGAGAAGAGGAGAGAGAAGAATAATGGTGTTAGCGCGAGTAATGGGTTCAGTGCTTCGGAGCTAAACATAAACATCTGGCCGTTCTCAAGGAGTAGGTCTGACGGGAACGACGGAACCAGGCCTCGATCTGCGGCGGCGGCTCGGAAAGTGAGTAGCGCTCCGTGCTCCAGGAGTAACTCAGCAGGTGAGTCAAAGTCTAGGAAGTGGCCCAGTAGCCCTAGCAGAGTCGGTGGTGTTCACTTGGGGAGGAGCAGTCCTGTTTGGCAGGTTCGCCGCGGTGGATCTGGTGGCGGCGTCGCTGGAAATGCGCGGAATTCAGACTCATTCCCGAAGAGTTCTCAAATTGGCATCAGAAAAGATGGGAACGACAGTCGCCGGAAGACACCTGCCGCTCGGCCCGTCGTCGGAGTCGATAAAGCTAGAGTGTTAAGTTTCAATGTCCCTACATGTATCGGCTACCGGCATCATTTGAGCTGCAGAACTGACGGCAAAAGCGCTCAAGGTGTAGCCGCCGCAACCGGTGTTGGTGGCAGCGGCGACATCTCCGGTGAAGGGGTACGTGGCAATAACGTATTCAATATCCGAAGCCTCTTTGCAAAGAAAGTACATTGA
- the LOC142537955 gene encoding subtilisin-like protease SBT2.4 isoform X3, producing the protein MKEVINMLSPKKHRVQFLVLFVIKYYMMSSCMSEEREIYLVLMEGEPVAFHGAVEQDKVGKRTVYDSEASIAHAKHLVDSHDQFLQRALDEGSYNKLYSFKNVVNGFAVHTTTSQVEKFKNSVEVKLVEKDRGAKLMTSYTPEFLGLPAVWSQEGGNKNGGEGIVIGFVDTGINPLHPSFVYESLDPFTSNISHFSGTCEGGPLFPETSCNGKIISARFFYAGARASVTLNASVDIQSPFDAEGHGSHVASTAAGNFGVPVVVDGFFYGRASGMAPRARIAVYKAVYPTVGTLTDVLAAIDQAIFDGVDILTLSVGPDVPPEDTLTFLSMFEIFMLYAHKAGVFVVQAAGNQGPRPYSVISYSPWVVGVAACTTDRTYPGTLVLGNGQKVGGIGLSGPSFGDGLLQYKLVLAKDAIKVNGTFPMTPRYVEECQYPEALDPTVVRGSVVICTFSAGFYNSSSTLEAIIETAKVLGFMGFVLVANPSYGDFIAQPIPFSVPGILVPRISDSKTQRDDKRHAVRYNGRAAISEGRIATYIERAPVVSRFSSRGPDYMDQKKNPADVLKPDILAPGNQIWAAWSPMSVQNPILSGNSFALISGTSMATPHIAGIAALIKEANSAWTPSMIASAMSTTAIKYDNQGEPIMAEGFAPYTLYPAAPFGFGAGLVDPIRALDPGLVFATGFEGYLSFLCSLPNADPSAVKIATGGSCGQSFINPSDLNQPSVTITALSGKRTVNRVVKNVASKPETYLSAMLVPKGVRISIDPPWFTIASGGTQNLEVRLVVTRVLEDFSFGEIVLTGSMNHIVRIPLSVLPVSV; encoded by the exons ATGAAAGAAGTGATAAATATGTTGTCCCCGAAGAAGCACAGAGTACAATTTCTGGTACTCTttgtcataaaatattatatgatgAGCTCGTGTATGTCTGAAGAACGAGAAATCTATTTGGTTTTAATGGAAGGTGAACCAGTTGCATTCCATGGAGCTGTAGAGCAGGATAAAGTGGGCAAAAGAACTGTTTACGACAG TGAAGCTTCCATTGCTCATGCAAAGCACTTGGTAGACTCCCACGACCAATTTCTGCAAAGAGCTCTCGATGAAGGGAGCTACAACAAGCTTTACAGCTTCAAAAATGTCGTCAATGGATTCGCAGTGCACACAACCACTTCTCAG GTAGAGAAGTTCAAGAATTCAGTCGAAGTGAAGCTGGTCGAAAAAGATAGGGGAGCTAAACTGATGACAAGTTATACCCCAGAATTTTTAGGGTTACCAGCAGTTTGGAGTCAAGAAGGAGGAAATAAAAATGGTGGTGAAGGAATAGTGATTGGTTTTGTGGATACAGGCATAAATCCTTTACACCCCAGCTTTGTTTACGAATCCTTGGATCCCTTCACATCAAATATTTCTCATTTTTCTGGAACTTGTGAGGGAGGCCCTTTATTTCCTGAGACTTCTTGCAACGGTAAGATCATTTCAGCTCGGTTTTTTTATGCTGGGGCGCGAGCATCGGTGACTCTTAACGCTTCTGTTGATATTCAATCACCCTTTGATGCAGAAGGACATGGAag TCATGTTGCTTCAACTGCAGCTGGGAATTTCGGTGTCCCGGTGGTTGTGGATGGATTCTTTTATGGTAGAGCCAGTGGAATGGCTCCAAGAGCAAG GATTGCTGTTTATAAAGCTGTTTATCCAACAGTGGGAACTTTAACAGATGTATTAGCAGCGATTGATCAA GCAATATTTGACGGGGTAGATATCTTAACACTGTCCGTAGGGCCAGATGTACCACCAGAGGACACACTCACATTCCTGAGCATGTTTGAAATATTCATGTTGTATGCACACAAGGCCGGAGTTTTTGTGGTTCAGGCAGCAGGCAATCAGGGTCCGCGTCCTTACTCAGTCATCTCATACAGCCCTTGGGTCGTTGGTGTTGCTGCTTGCACGACAGACAGAACTTACCCTGGGACTCTTGTCCTTGGCAATGGTCAAAAAGTCGGTGGCATTGGATTATCAG GTCCAAGTTTTGGAGATGGCTTGCTTCAATATAAGCTGGTGCTGGCTAAAGATGCAATAAAGGTGAATGGAACGTTTCCTATGACTCCTAGGTATGTAGAGGAATGCCAATATCCAGAGGCACTGGATCCTACAGTGGTGCGAGGCAGTGTGGTCATCTGCACGTTTTCAGCTGGTTTCTACAATagttcttcaactctagaagcCATTATTGAAACAGCAAAGGTTCTTGGATTCATGGGATTTGTCCTCGTGGCAAATCCGAGTTATGGAGATTTTATAGCTCAGCCGATTCCCTTCTCAGTTCCTGGCATACTAGTCCCACGAATAAGTGATTCTAAG ACTCAAAGAGACGATAAAAGGCATGCTGTAAGATACAATGGCAGGGCAGCCATAAGTGAGGGAAGAATTGCTACTTACATAGAAAGAGCACCAGTCGTCAGTAGGTTCTCTTCAAGAGGTCCTGATTATATGGACCAAAAAAAGAACCCGGCTGATGTGCTTAAGCCAGATATTTTAGCTCCTGGAAACCAAATTTGGGCAGCTTGGAGCCCCATGAGTGTTCAGAATCCTATCCTATCGG GCAACAGTTTTGCTCTAATATCAGGAACAAGTATGGCAACTCCCCACATTGCAGGCATAGCTGCACTTATTAAGGAAGCAAATTCGGCATGGACTCCTTCCATGATTGCTTCGGCCATGTCCACCACTGCCATCAAGTACGATAACCAAGGGGAACCAATAATGGCTGAAGGTTTTGCCCCCTACACGTTATACCCAGCCGCACCATTTGGTTTTGGGGCCGGCCTAGTTGATCCCATTCGTGCCTTGGACCCAGGACTGGTCTTTGCTACTG GATTTGAAGGCTACCTCAGTTTTTTGTGCTCTCTTCCAAACGCCGATCCATCGGCAGTTAAAATCGCCACTGGAGGCTCATGTGGCCAAAGTTTTATCAACCCATCTGACCTGAACCAACCATCAGTGACAATTACAGCACTTTCTGGAAAACGAACTGTGAATAGAGTCGTCAAGAATGTTGCAAGCAAACCGGAGACTTACCTATCAGCGATGCTCGTACCAAAGGGAGTGAGAATAAGTATTGATCCACCCTGGTTCACCATAGCTTCCGGAGGGACTCAAAACTTAGAAGTCAGACTTGTTGTTACCAGGGTACTTGAGGACTTTAGTTTTGGGGAAATTGTTCTAACAGGAAGCATGAATCACATTGTAAGGATTCCTTTGTCTGTTTTACCTGTTTCAGTCTAG
- the LOC142537955 gene encoding subtilisin-like protease SBT2.4 isoform X1 has protein sequence MKEVINMLSPKKHRVQFLVLFVIKYYMMSSCMSEEREIYLVLMEGEPVAFHGAVEQDKVGKRTVYDSEASIAHAKHLVDSHDQFLQRALDEGSYNKLYSFKNVVNGFAVHTTTSQVEKFKNSVEVKLVEKDRGAKLMTSYTPEFLGLPAVWSQEGGNKNGGEGIVIGFVDTGINPLHPSFVYESLDPFTSNISHFSGTCEGGPLFPETSCNGKIISARFFYAGARASVTLNASVDIQSPFDAEGHGSHVASTAAGNFGVPVVVDGFFYGRASGMAPRARIAVYKAVYPTVGTLTDVLAAIDQAIFDGVDILTLSVGPDVPPEDTLTFLSMFEIFMLYAHKAGVFVVQAAGNQGPRPYSVISYSPWVVGVAACTTDRTYPGTLVLGNGQKVGGIGLSGPSFGDGLLQYKLVLAKDAIKVNGTFPMTPRYVEECQYPEALDPTVVRGSVVICTFSAGFYNSSSTLEAIIETAKVLGFMGFVLVANPSYGDFIAQPIPFSVPGILVPRISDSKIIFRYYEQQTQRDDKRHAVRYNGRAAISEGRIATYIERAPVVSRFSSRGPDYMDQKKNPADVLKPDILAPGNQIWAAWSPMSVQNPILSGNSFALISGTSMATPHIAGIAALIKEANSAWTPSMIASAMSTTAIKYDNQGEPIMAEGFAPYTLYPAAPFGFGAGLVDPIRALDPGLVFATGFEGYLSFLCSLPNADPSAVKIATGGSCGQSFINPSDLNQPSVTITALSGKRTVNRVVKNVASKPETYLSAMLVPKGVRISIDPPWFTIASGGTQNLEVRLVVTRVLEDFSFGEIVLTGSMNHIVRIPLSVLPVSV, from the exons ATGAAAGAAGTGATAAATATGTTGTCCCCGAAGAAGCACAGAGTACAATTTCTGGTACTCTttgtcataaaatattatatgatgAGCTCGTGTATGTCTGAAGAACGAGAAATCTATTTGGTTTTAATGGAAGGTGAACCAGTTGCATTCCATGGAGCTGTAGAGCAGGATAAAGTGGGCAAAAGAACTGTTTACGACAG TGAAGCTTCCATTGCTCATGCAAAGCACTTGGTAGACTCCCACGACCAATTTCTGCAAAGAGCTCTCGATGAAGGGAGCTACAACAAGCTTTACAGCTTCAAAAATGTCGTCAATGGATTCGCAGTGCACACAACCACTTCTCAG GTAGAGAAGTTCAAGAATTCAGTCGAAGTGAAGCTGGTCGAAAAAGATAGGGGAGCTAAACTGATGACAAGTTATACCCCAGAATTTTTAGGGTTACCAGCAGTTTGGAGTCAAGAAGGAGGAAATAAAAATGGTGGTGAAGGAATAGTGATTGGTTTTGTGGATACAGGCATAAATCCTTTACACCCCAGCTTTGTTTACGAATCCTTGGATCCCTTCACATCAAATATTTCTCATTTTTCTGGAACTTGTGAGGGAGGCCCTTTATTTCCTGAGACTTCTTGCAACGGTAAGATCATTTCAGCTCGGTTTTTTTATGCTGGGGCGCGAGCATCGGTGACTCTTAACGCTTCTGTTGATATTCAATCACCCTTTGATGCAGAAGGACATGGAag TCATGTTGCTTCAACTGCAGCTGGGAATTTCGGTGTCCCGGTGGTTGTGGATGGATTCTTTTATGGTAGAGCCAGTGGAATGGCTCCAAGAGCAAG GATTGCTGTTTATAAAGCTGTTTATCCAACAGTGGGAACTTTAACAGATGTATTAGCAGCGATTGATCAA GCAATATTTGACGGGGTAGATATCTTAACACTGTCCGTAGGGCCAGATGTACCACCAGAGGACACACTCACATTCCTGAGCATGTTTGAAATATTCATGTTGTATGCACACAAGGCCGGAGTTTTTGTGGTTCAGGCAGCAGGCAATCAGGGTCCGCGTCCTTACTCAGTCATCTCATACAGCCCTTGGGTCGTTGGTGTTGCTGCTTGCACGACAGACAGAACTTACCCTGGGACTCTTGTCCTTGGCAATGGTCAAAAAGTCGGTGGCATTGGATTATCAG GTCCAAGTTTTGGAGATGGCTTGCTTCAATATAAGCTGGTGCTGGCTAAAGATGCAATAAAGGTGAATGGAACGTTTCCTATGACTCCTAGGTATGTAGAGGAATGCCAATATCCAGAGGCACTGGATCCTACAGTGGTGCGAGGCAGTGTGGTCATCTGCACGTTTTCAGCTGGTTTCTACAATagttcttcaactctagaagcCATTATTGAAACAGCAAAGGTTCTTGGATTCATGGGATTTGTCCTCGTGGCAAATCCGAGTTATGGAGATTTTATAGCTCAGCCGATTCCCTTCTCAGTTCCTGGCATACTAGTCCCACGAATAAGTGATTCTAAG ATTATATTTCGATATTATGAGCAGCAGACTCAAAGAGACGATAAAAGGCATGCTGTAAGATACAATGGCAGGGCAGCCATAAGTGAGGGAAGAATTGCTACTTACATAGAAAGAGCACCAGTCGTCAGTAGGTTCTCTTCAAGAGGTCCTGATTATATGGACCAAAAAAAGAACCCGGCTGATGTGCTTAAGCCAGATATTTTAGCTCCTGGAAACCAAATTTGGGCAGCTTGGAGCCCCATGAGTGTTCAGAATCCTATCCTATCGG GCAACAGTTTTGCTCTAATATCAGGAACAAGTATGGCAACTCCCCACATTGCAGGCATAGCTGCACTTATTAAGGAAGCAAATTCGGCATGGACTCCTTCCATGATTGCTTCGGCCATGTCCACCACTGCCATCAAGTACGATAACCAAGGGGAACCAATAATGGCTGAAGGTTTTGCCCCCTACACGTTATACCCAGCCGCACCATTTGGTTTTGGGGCCGGCCTAGTTGATCCCATTCGTGCCTTGGACCCAGGACTGGTCTTTGCTACTG GATTTGAAGGCTACCTCAGTTTTTTGTGCTCTCTTCCAAACGCCGATCCATCGGCAGTTAAAATCGCCACTGGAGGCTCATGTGGCCAAAGTTTTATCAACCCATCTGACCTGAACCAACCATCAGTGACAATTACAGCACTTTCTGGAAAACGAACTGTGAATAGAGTCGTCAAGAATGTTGCAAGCAAACCGGAGACTTACCTATCAGCGATGCTCGTACCAAAGGGAGTGAGAATAAGTATTGATCCACCCTGGTTCACCATAGCTTCCGGAGGGACTCAAAACTTAGAAGTCAGACTTGTTGTTACCAGGGTACTTGAGGACTTTAGTTTTGGGGAAATTGTTCTAACAGGAAGCATGAATCACATTGTAAGGATTCCTTTGTCTGTTTTACCTGTTTCAGTCTAG
- the LOC142537955 gene encoding subtilisin-like protease SBT2.4 isoform X2: MKEVINMLSPKKHRVQFLVLFVIKYYMMSSCMSEEREIYLVLMEGEPVAFHGAVEQDKVGKRTVYDSEASIAHAKHLVDSHDQFLQRALDEGSYNKLYSFKNVVNGFAVHTTTSQVEKFKNSVEVKLVEKDRGAKLMTSYTPEFLGLPAVWSQEGGNKNGGEGIVIGFVDTGINPLHPSFVYESLDPFTSNISHFSGTCEGGPLFPETSCNGKIISARFFYAGARASVTLNASVDIQSPFDAEGHGSHVASTAAGNFGVPVVVDGFFYGRASGMAPRARIAVYKAVYPTVGTLTDVLAAIDQAIFDGVDILTLSVGPDVPPEDTLTFLSMFEIFMLYAHKAGVFVVQAAGNQGPRPYSVISYSPWVVGVAACTTDRTYPGTLVLGNGQKVGGIGLSGPSFGDGLLQYKLVLAKDAIKVNGTFPMTPRYVEECQYPEALDPTVVRGSVVICTFSAGFYNSSSTLEAIIETAKVLGFMGFVLVANPSYGDFIAQPIPFSVPGILVPRISDSKQTQRDDKRHAVRYNGRAAISEGRIATYIERAPVVSRFSSRGPDYMDQKKNPADVLKPDILAPGNQIWAAWSPMSVQNPILSGNSFALISGTSMATPHIAGIAALIKEANSAWTPSMIASAMSTTAIKYDNQGEPIMAEGFAPYTLYPAAPFGFGAGLVDPIRALDPGLVFATGFEGYLSFLCSLPNADPSAVKIATGGSCGQSFINPSDLNQPSVTITALSGKRTVNRVVKNVASKPETYLSAMLVPKGVRISIDPPWFTIASGGTQNLEVRLVVTRVLEDFSFGEIVLTGSMNHIVRIPLSVLPVSV; encoded by the exons ATGAAAGAAGTGATAAATATGTTGTCCCCGAAGAAGCACAGAGTACAATTTCTGGTACTCTttgtcataaaatattatatgatgAGCTCGTGTATGTCTGAAGAACGAGAAATCTATTTGGTTTTAATGGAAGGTGAACCAGTTGCATTCCATGGAGCTGTAGAGCAGGATAAAGTGGGCAAAAGAACTGTTTACGACAG TGAAGCTTCCATTGCTCATGCAAAGCACTTGGTAGACTCCCACGACCAATTTCTGCAAAGAGCTCTCGATGAAGGGAGCTACAACAAGCTTTACAGCTTCAAAAATGTCGTCAATGGATTCGCAGTGCACACAACCACTTCTCAG GTAGAGAAGTTCAAGAATTCAGTCGAAGTGAAGCTGGTCGAAAAAGATAGGGGAGCTAAACTGATGACAAGTTATACCCCAGAATTTTTAGGGTTACCAGCAGTTTGGAGTCAAGAAGGAGGAAATAAAAATGGTGGTGAAGGAATAGTGATTGGTTTTGTGGATACAGGCATAAATCCTTTACACCCCAGCTTTGTTTACGAATCCTTGGATCCCTTCACATCAAATATTTCTCATTTTTCTGGAACTTGTGAGGGAGGCCCTTTATTTCCTGAGACTTCTTGCAACGGTAAGATCATTTCAGCTCGGTTTTTTTATGCTGGGGCGCGAGCATCGGTGACTCTTAACGCTTCTGTTGATATTCAATCACCCTTTGATGCAGAAGGACATGGAag TCATGTTGCTTCAACTGCAGCTGGGAATTTCGGTGTCCCGGTGGTTGTGGATGGATTCTTTTATGGTAGAGCCAGTGGAATGGCTCCAAGAGCAAG GATTGCTGTTTATAAAGCTGTTTATCCAACAGTGGGAACTTTAACAGATGTATTAGCAGCGATTGATCAA GCAATATTTGACGGGGTAGATATCTTAACACTGTCCGTAGGGCCAGATGTACCACCAGAGGACACACTCACATTCCTGAGCATGTTTGAAATATTCATGTTGTATGCACACAAGGCCGGAGTTTTTGTGGTTCAGGCAGCAGGCAATCAGGGTCCGCGTCCTTACTCAGTCATCTCATACAGCCCTTGGGTCGTTGGTGTTGCTGCTTGCACGACAGACAGAACTTACCCTGGGACTCTTGTCCTTGGCAATGGTCAAAAAGTCGGTGGCATTGGATTATCAG GTCCAAGTTTTGGAGATGGCTTGCTTCAATATAAGCTGGTGCTGGCTAAAGATGCAATAAAGGTGAATGGAACGTTTCCTATGACTCCTAGGTATGTAGAGGAATGCCAATATCCAGAGGCACTGGATCCTACAGTGGTGCGAGGCAGTGTGGTCATCTGCACGTTTTCAGCTGGTTTCTACAATagttcttcaactctagaagcCATTATTGAAACAGCAAAGGTTCTTGGATTCATGGGATTTGTCCTCGTGGCAAATCCGAGTTATGGAGATTTTATAGCTCAGCCGATTCCCTTCTCAGTTCCTGGCATACTAGTCCCACGAATAAGTGATTCTAAG CAGACTCAAAGAGACGATAAAAGGCATGCTGTAAGATACAATGGCAGGGCAGCCATAAGTGAGGGAAGAATTGCTACTTACATAGAAAGAGCACCAGTCGTCAGTAGGTTCTCTTCAAGAGGTCCTGATTATATGGACCAAAAAAAGAACCCGGCTGATGTGCTTAAGCCAGATATTTTAGCTCCTGGAAACCAAATTTGGGCAGCTTGGAGCCCCATGAGTGTTCAGAATCCTATCCTATCGG GCAACAGTTTTGCTCTAATATCAGGAACAAGTATGGCAACTCCCCACATTGCAGGCATAGCTGCACTTATTAAGGAAGCAAATTCGGCATGGACTCCTTCCATGATTGCTTCGGCCATGTCCACCACTGCCATCAAGTACGATAACCAAGGGGAACCAATAATGGCTGAAGGTTTTGCCCCCTACACGTTATACCCAGCCGCACCATTTGGTTTTGGGGCCGGCCTAGTTGATCCCATTCGTGCCTTGGACCCAGGACTGGTCTTTGCTACTG GATTTGAAGGCTACCTCAGTTTTTTGTGCTCTCTTCCAAACGCCGATCCATCGGCAGTTAAAATCGCCACTGGAGGCTCATGTGGCCAAAGTTTTATCAACCCATCTGACCTGAACCAACCATCAGTGACAATTACAGCACTTTCTGGAAAACGAACTGTGAATAGAGTCGTCAAGAATGTTGCAAGCAAACCGGAGACTTACCTATCAGCGATGCTCGTACCAAAGGGAGTGAGAATAAGTATTGATCCACCCTGGTTCACCATAGCTTCCGGAGGGACTCAAAACTTAGAAGTCAGACTTGTTGTTACCAGGGTACTTGAGGACTTTAGTTTTGGGGAAATTGTTCTAACAGGAAGCATGAATCACATTGTAAGGATTCCTTTGTCTGTTTTACCTGTTTCAGTCTAG